One window of the Prionailurus viverrinus isolate Anna unplaced genomic scaffold, UM_Priviv_1.0 scaffold_50, whole genome shotgun sequence genome contains the following:
- the TNFAIP8L2 gene encoding tumor necrosis factor alpha-induced protein 8-like protein 2, with protein MESFSSKSLALQAEKKLLSKMAGRSVAHLFIDETSSAVLDELYRVSKEYTHSRPQAQRVIKDLIKVAVKVAVLHRSGCFGPSELALAARFRQKLRQGAMTALSFGEVDFTFEAAVLAGLLTECRDVLLELVEHHLTPKSHGRIRHVFDHFSDAGLLTALYGPDFTQHLGKICDGLRKMLDEGKL; from the coding sequence ATGGAGTCCTTCAGCTCAAAGAGTCTGGCACTACAGGCAGAGAAGAAGCTACTGAGTAAGATGGCAGGTCGGTCCGTGGCTCATCTGTTCATCGACGAGACCAGCAGCGCGGTGCTAGATGAGCTCTACCGTGTTTCCAAAGAGTACACGCACAGCCGGCCCCAGGCCCAGCGGGTGATCAAGGACCTGATCAAGGTGGCGGTCAAGGTGGCCGTGCTGCACCGCAGCGGTTGCTTTGGCCCCAGTGAGCTGGCCCTGGCCGCCCGCTTCCGCCAAAAGCTGCGGCAGGGCGCCATGACGGCACTCAGCTTTGGCGAGGTGGACTTCACCTTTGAGGCTGCGGTGCTGGCTGGCCTGCTGACCGAGTGCCGGGATGTGCTGCTGGAGCTGGTGGAGCACCACCTCACACCCAAGTCACACGGCCGCATCCGCCACGTGTTCGATCACTTCTCTGACGCGGGCCTGCTCACCGCCCTCTACGGGCCCGACTTCACTCAGCACCTGGGCAAGATCTGTGATGGGCTCAGGAAGATGCTGGATGAGGGGAAACTCTGA
- the TMOD4 gene encoding tropomodulin-4 has translation MSSYQKELEKYRDIDEDEILKTLSPEELEQLDCELQEMDPENMLLPAGLRQRDQTKKSPTGPLDRDALLQYLEQQALEVKERDDLVPFTGEKKGKPYIQPKREIPAQEQITLEPELEEALAHATDAEMCDIAAILGMYTLMSNKQYYDAICSGEICNTEGISSVVQPDKYKPVPDEPPNPTNIEEILKSVRNNDKDLEEVNLNNIQDIPIPMLTELCEAMKTNTYVRSLSLVATRSGDPIANAVADMLRENRSLQSLNIESNFISSTGLMAVLKAVRENATLTELRVDNQRQWPGDAVEMEMATVLEQCPSIVRFGYHFTQQGPRARAAQAMTRNNELRRQQKKR, from the exons ATGTCATCATATCAGAAGGAACTGGAGAAATACAGAGACATAGATGAAGATGAGATCCTAAAGACCTTGAGCCCCGAGGAGCTGGAGCAGCTGGACTGCGAGCTACAGGAGATGGACCCCGAG AACATGCTCCTGCCCGCTGGACTAAGACAACGTGACCAGACAAAGAAGAGCCCAACGGGGCCACTGGACCGGGATGCCCTTTTGCAGTATCTGGAACAGCAGGCACTAGAGGTCAAAGAACGTGATGACTTGGTGCCCTTCACAGGCGAGAAGAAGG GGAAACCCTACATTCAGCCCAAGAGGGAAATTCCTGCACAGGAGCAGATCACTCTGGAGCCTGAACTGGAAGAGGCATTGGCCCATGCCACAGACGCCGAAATGTGTGATATTGCAG CAATTCTGGGCATGTACACACTGATGAGCAACAAGCAATACTATGACGCCATCTGCAGTGGAGAAATCTGCAACACCGAAGGCATTAGCA GTGTGGTGCAGCCTGACAAGTACAAGCCGGTGCCGGATGAGCCCCCAAATCCCACAAACATCGAGGAGATACTAAAGAGCGTTCGAAACAATGACAAGGACCTGGAGGAGGTGAACCTCAATAACATACAG GACATCCCGATACCCATGCTAACTGAGTTGTGTGAGGCCATGAAGACAAATACCTATGTCCGGAGCCTCAGTCTGGTGGCCACAAGGAGTGGTGACCCCATCGCCAAT GCGGTGGCTGACATGTTGCGTGAGAATCGTAGCCTCCAGAGCCTGAACATTGAATCCAACTTCATTAGCAGCACAGGGCTCATGGCTGTGCTGAAGGCAGTTCGGGAAAATGCCACACTCACTGAGCTCCGTGTAGACAACCAG CGCCAGTGGCCTGGCGATGCAGTGGAGATGGAGATGGCCACCGTGCTCGAGCAGTGTCCCTCCATTGTCCGCTTTGGCTACCACTTCACACAGCAGGGGCCACGTGCTCGGGCAGCCCAGGCCATGACCCGGAACAATGAACTAC GTCGccagcaaaaaaagagataa
- the SCNM1 gene encoding sodium channel modifier 1, translating to MSFKREGDDWSQLNVLKKRRVGDLLASYIPEDEALMLRDGRFACAICPHRPVLDTLAMLTAHRAGKKHLSSLQLFYGKKQPGKGTEQNPRQQNELRRSETKAEAPLLTQTRLTTQSALHRAPHYNSCCRRKYRPETPRPSVSHFPLPPPEVEPKSGKISREPVPGAGPQAKESATVSSSAPMSPTRRRALDHYLTLRSSGWIPDGQGRWVKDENVEFDSDEEEPPDLPLD from the exons ATGTCTTTCAAGAGGGAAGGTGATGATTGGAGTCAACTCAATGTGCTGAAA AAACGAAGAGTCGGAGATCTGCTGGCCAGTTACATCCCAGAGGATGAGGCGCTGATGCTAAGGGATGGACG CTTTGCTTGTGCCATCTGTCCCCACCGACCTGTCCTGGACACCCTGGCCATGCTGACTGCCCACCGTGCAGGCAAGAAACATCTGTCCA GCCTGCAGCTTTTCTATGGCAAGAAGCAGCCAGGGAAGGGAACAGAGCAGAATCCAAGACAGCAGAATGAATTGAGGAGGTCAGAGACCAAAGCTGAG GCTCCTCTGTTAACTCAGACCCGACTTACCACCCAAAGTGCTCTGCACAGAGCTCCTCACTATAACAGCTGCTGCCGCCGGAAGTACAG ACCAGAAACCCCTCGTCCCTCTGTCTCCCATTTCCCTTTGCCACCCCCAGAGGTTGAACCCAAGAGTGGGAAGATCAGTAGGGAACCCGTGCCTGGGGCTGGCCCACAGGCCAAGGAGTCAGCAACTGTCTCATCCTCTGCACCCATGAGCCCCACGAGAAGACGTGCCCTGGATCATTATCTCACCCTTCGAAG CTCTGGATGGATCCCAGATGGACAAGGTCGATGGGTAAAAGATGAGAATGTTGAGTTTGACTCTGATGAAGAGGAACCCCCTGATCTCCCTTTGGACTGA
- the LYSMD1 gene encoding lysM and putative peptidoglycan-binding domain-containing protein 1 produces MASPSRQASLGGSGLLQGSRARSYGSLVQSACSPVRERRLEHQLAPGDTLAGLALKYGVTMEQIKRANRLYTNDSIFLKKTLYIPILTEPRDLFNGLDSEEEKEGEEEVQSSKDEVQPHSADRKKRETGSGRANGEVLPTPGWEPHTPIHDLSASDFLKKLDSQISLSKKAAAQKLKKGESGVPGEESGLHLSSPRMQQRAVLGPVPLTRTSRTRTLRDQEDEIFKL; encoded by the exons ATGGCTTCTCCCTCTAGACAGGCCTCCCTTGGGGGGTCGGGACTGCTTCAAGGGAGCCGGGCTCGTTCTTACGGAAGCCTGGTGCAGTCGGCTTGCTCCCCGGTGAGGGAAAGACGCCTCGAGCATCAGCTGGCCCCCGGAGACACCCTGGCTGGACTAGCACTCAAATACGGGGTGACG atggaacaGATTAAGCGTGCAAACCGCCTTTATACTAATGACTCCATCTTCCTGAAGAAAACCCTCTACATCCCCATCCTGACAGAGCCCAGAGACCTGTTCAATGGTTTGGAttctgaggaagagaaagagggagaggaagaagtacaGTCAAGTAAGGATGAAGTTCAGCCACACTCAGCTGACAGGAAGAAACGAGAAACAGGTTCAGGACGTGCTAACGGTGAAGTCCTTCCCACACCTGGCTGGGAACCCCACACTCCCATCCATGACCTCTCTGCCTCTGATTTCCTTAAGAAGCTTGATTCACAGATCAGCCTGTCAAAGAAGGCTGCTGCCCAGAAGCTGAAaaagggggaaagtgg GGTACCTGGGGAGGAGTCAGGCCTTCACCTGAGTTCCCCTCGGATGCAGCAGCGAGCAGTCCTAGGTCCGGTCCCGTTGACCCGGACCTCTCGGACCCGGACACTTCGGGACCAGGAGGATGAAATCTTCAAACTCTGA